attctaaatttgatgaatgcaacacattccaaaaaaaaaggttaggacagaggcatgtttaccattgTCCCACTTCTTCTCACTTAGACAAAGTTCAGTGATTGAGAATTTATTGGTCCATTttcaaacagtttttttttttttaatgctccaCATGTTTTCaaggagacaggtctggactgcatgCTAATCAGTCTAGCATCTGCACTTTATTACTAAGAAGACACAATGTTATAAAAGGTGTACAGCACTGGGTGGCATTGGGTTGATAAAACAAAAAGGGTTCTGCCTGGAGCCTTTACAGGTGTGCAAGTTACCAATGCCATAGGCACTACAAACCTCTATATCATAACATACTTTGGCTTCTGCAGTGTTAAACTTCCAGAAAAGTCTGTGgcatttatacaaacacatgcCAGTGCCATCCAAGTCATTCATATTGCTTTTTGGTATTACCCTTTATGCACAAAAACCTCCAGATTCTCAgaccttttaataatgttttgcactgtagatggtgaaattcaTGAACTATTGGAAATTATGCACAGATAAAAATTGTGGATTAAGCCAATCCAGACAATAAAAGTGCAAGAACTACAGGAAAAGCATTTTTAGAAAAAAACTTTTGGTGTTGTAGTGTGCAAACTATAACTTTTATTCTTAATTCCATATATATGCATTTATTTGACACAGAAATAATAAACCATCCACTGTGtctttcttatttaaaaaatgcaaatacagaAACCAAGTTAAAGTATATACTTTACTCCAACTAGATTTACAAGTTTTAGATTGTCTGGCAAAGCCTAATTAAAAGCGTTCTGCCAGCAGCACAAAACTTACCTGCTGACGTGATATCGACCCCCATTAGCAGATGTCATGTAGACGTTACTGATTGGGCCCTGCGCCATCTCTGCATGCAAAAAAGACTATTTAATAAACTGCTATTGCCTTAAGAATAAAACTTGTAtactttaaaatataaaacatttataaaatacataagATGTAAGGCATTTAATTCTGTCTGTGATTAATAAAGGTTACAAAGATGCAGTATCACAATATAATTAAATTCAAAACACCTCAAGCACATTTAAGTTAAACAGGGTTCTCTTCTAGATGTAGAATAATATAAGAGTAAATTACAGCTAACCTGTGACATATGGCTCCAATGCTTTAGGCACCAGACTTTTGGCAACCTTTAAATCTTCAGCAGAGCATTTGCCTGCCTCCAGTCCACATGCCATGCCCATACGCTTCAAAACCTCAATGTCATCGTGGATCTCAAACATGCTGTCAAAGTTGAACAGGTACTCAAATCTGCATTGGCGGAAAATGTAAGAAATGCAAGTCAGTCAGAGAATCTCTTTACAGATGCAAGTGTAGATTGTAGGACACCAGCTCAATATTTGAAATAACCTCTTTCAGAAAACTAAAAAGAAGAAATTGAATGGCCAATCAAGGAAAACATATTTGTAATAACAATAGACAAATGTTGAACCTTACTTTATTACATTAACAAGTAGTAGTCTACACATTTCTCgcaaaaaaaggttttaaaacaTCTGTTTTAAAACTAGAAGTAGCcgaatgcatcttttcacctgcacgaggcgagttcatatgcggatcagctttgtgtattgagagagacaccctgattaacgcattatcccccgtctctgtgcaggcgccatcaatcagccagcggaggtcataattgcatcagttatgaggaatccctgttcggcccccaccctgtatgatcaacagccaatcgttgttcatgtaggcgcccagcctgccggataacagagctgagattcgaaacgacgagttcaaaatgtcagctctggtgtgctagcgtgttttgcagctgcaccacctgagcgtttgtttgtttatttattgggattttaacgtcatgttttacactctttggttacattcaggacaggacaattttgtatcttcaatttaccttaCCTTGCATGTCTTAGTTTGGACTGTAAACTTGGACTGTGAAACCAGAACTTCCAGAGAAAATTCACAcatacatggggagaacatgcaaactccacacagaaaggacccggaccgccccacctggggatcaaacccaggaccttcttgctgtgaggcgacagtgctacccaccgagccgccccccTCCTTTTTTTTGCAGTAACCTTTCAAGTCAtcacagataaataaatgttcGTCAGACTAGCAGGTGGTTTTAAGATTAGCAATATTTTGTAGGGTTGAGTAATTGTGACTTGGCAGTAATAACAAAATACTGTTAACTTACTACAagatttacttttaattaaaaatttctAATTTGCTAAATCTTAACTGATAATGACTTTATTAAAAGCAAAATCTAACTAGCAAAATGTAAAATTCAATCAACATCTAAAAACAGTTTGATCTGCAgtatactttaaaaaaaagtacactGTACCATAATATCTAGCCTATATTAACAACCAAGGGAGTTGTTATTTGTTCTATTTGTGAACACATTTTCTCCttatctagttgtatccaattacccagatgTTTCTCCTCTAGTACTGCAGAGCCCTACCCTGAGTGAGGGTGAGGAATTGCTTCTTTGCACCAGCACAAAGTGGATTAACACTGGGATTAGTATCatatgcactgatctccattattccctgtctctgtgcaagcatcatcaaccagtcagcagagggtgcaattgcagcagtaatgaggatgttttttttatcaacatgtcctccctcagacatagccaatcatgtctgtgtaagcaatagcagagctgatatttaacttgagagctcgagatctcagtAGTGGTGGGCTTAAGAGTTTAATCACTGCACTACCTGATCCCCACAACCAAGGAAACTAATAAATCATACAGAAAGTATTTACTTGTCATTGGAGATGCTGCAGTCAATAACGGTTTTCTTGCTGGTGTTTATGATGATGAAAGGCAGGTGAATTACTGAATTGTCAGGTGGTGGCCTGTTTGTTTGCTGCTCTGTCTGACGGTTACGCTGCACAAGGTTCTTGAATGCAATTTGCTGAAAACACAGAAACAAGAAACACAcaaagtagtaaaaaaaaaaaaaaacacctctgAAAATAAACTGTTTTAGGTTTAACCTTGTATGTTCTACCTGTAAAATGAGCTCTTGGAGCTGTGACTGTTTTTGCTTGATTCTTTCCAAGCGTCTTTGCCTCTCAACCTGCAAGAGAGTAAAAGAGTAATACAGCAATCCTTACAGCCGGTCATCTGGAGGCATGGTATATGTTGTTAAAGATATTTTTTGTAAGTAGACTTTAAAGTTATACAGAGTCCAGCATATTTGACAttaaagtgcatttgtgagaatgtgttttctgtctgttattttttttattcctctttctccccctttagtgcatccaattgttcaatttgcatcgtgcttcctctctgtctatgccgaaccctgccctgaccgaggagatcgaagctaacccatatcccctccgaaacatgagcagcagccggatgcatttttgccacccacacattgatgagtttggcgccacctagcgttgcatgcggagagacacaccctatgggcactcttcctcatctcttgtgcaggtgcctctaatcatccggcagaggtcgtaatcgcattctgacagagagagacccacatccggttctttgtcccaccccccaactgagcaaccagtcaatcgttgctcatacagccgcccagcctcgaaccggggaggcagagctggattcgaaacgatgtactcagaatccagctctggttgcagcgtgccttttttaccgctgcgccacctgagcggcttctgTCTGTTATTATAGCTCGTTTCATTATTGTGCTTGCATAAGTCCAAAAATTTTTTGCTGGTCCTAGAAGCATCAGGGAACCAATATTATTGCATAACTAGCAAAAGCACATTGATTAGATAAATATGTTCtgtaaaaaactttaaagatttaaagattATATAAACAAAGTATGTGTAAAAAGTAGGACAACATAAAATAATGACTACATTTatatttgcggcatttagcagacgcttttatccacagcaACAACACAAAACATCCCATAATCGACATGTGATGTGGTAACAGGCGAGAGAATCGATGGGTTTAAAAGGAGAACCCACCAAAGACTCAGTCTgtgcaagcaatgatgggtaATGGCTCTCCACTTTGTACCAAACTTTCAGGAGAAATGTCAGTTCAAACAAATTGTCTTTTTTACCATCtattgtacataatattgtaaaagattcagagaatctgaaATCTGAAAATCTCAGTACATGTAGGTCACAGACGGAAAGAACTAGAAAATGTGCGTGACTTTcaagccctcagatggcactgcatgaaAACCAGTCATGCTACTGCgataaatacagccacatgggctctggAGTACTTACATCTATTCTATACAGAAACACCACCAGGCTTGATGGCTTTGAAAGCCGTAACACTGCTGTAGTACTTTGTAGCTAATGTtagtcattttaatttaattaagtcAGACATTATACATGTTTACAACTAAACTTTTTCTACACAGTGTTTTAATTGAAGTGTTTAATTAACCATGTTTTGGTAAACTGCACTCAGGTGACATAGCAGTAAAATACAGTAGCCGAATACCGCCAGGATATAGGAATCTCAGGGGTGCTGTTGTGCAGACTGGccactacacagacataattggctatgtctaaggggaaAAGGGATAGACCAACAACCTATCCACTGGGTCAATGGCGGTCCCAAGTAAAAAACAGGATTGTATCACGAAGGGCACCTGGCATAAAAATCGGTCCCAAATCAAATGTGCAGACTAGTATGATCTTTGGCAACCCCTAAGCAGGGAGTAGCCAAGAAACAAAGTACTGTGTTTTATCACTATCATCAGAAAACATCAACACTTACTTGCAGTAATGGACTGTACTTTTCTTGCCAGCTCAGTGTTGGACTTGCTATACTAACACTTTACCttgtaaaacagtcatttttgTATgagattaaaaacaaattattgtGTCAAATGTGTCAAGACAAATCTGTGAAGATTTTCATGTAACTTTCTAGTGAgccattttattttaactgCTCTGAAAATCATACTGGATGATTAaaaaatggaataaataaaatagtatgaGCCTCCTCAGCATAATCCACTAGATAAGCATGGATGGTAGATGACTGCTCAGCTGAGAACCAACTgcttacaaaaacaaacacaaacaaaccactTACCTCAAGGTTTTGGCATTCCTGAGCAGAGTTAGTGGGGAGCCCAATCCACTTGATTTCTTTTTTCTCCTTTGAAATGATGTTCATCGCCATTAACACGTTAAGGGCGTCATAGACGCGCCGCCGAATATTCTTTTGATCATACACTTGCTGAAAAGCAATGAAAAGAAATGCAATTAGGAATATTTTACACCCTAGACAAATTAAGAACCAGATTTCAAGCAACCTAATACTCAGAAACAAACACTGATGATGTACTGAACTTCAATTTAAAATTTAGCCAATGCAGATAAATCAAATGTGTATTCTTAAATACAAAACCGAAACAAAACAGTAGTAGGAACAATGGTAgcgtagtgggtagagctttgggctatcaactgaaaggttaagagttcgaattccagctctgccatgcagccactgtcaggcccttgagcaaggcccttaaccctttttgCTCCAGGGGTGCAGTACAATTGTTCCAAACACGCTGGGATATGTGACAAAAGAATTTCATTGAATTGTACACCTGTAtacgtatacaccgatcagccataacattataaccaccttcgtgtttctacacacattgtccatttaatCGGCTTCACTGACCCTAAAGAagcactgtagtccatctgtttctctgcatgctttgttagccccctttcatgctgttcttctgtggtcaggactcccacaggaccaccacagagtaggtattatttaggtggtgaatcattctcagcagtgcagtgacactgacatggtggtggtgtgttagtgtgtgctgtgctggtatgagtggataagacagcagcgctgctggagtttttaaacacctcaccgtcactgctggactgagaatagtccaccaaccaaacatatccagccaacagtgtcctgtgggcagcgtcctgtgaccactgatgaaggtctagaagatgaccaactcaaacagcagcaatagatgtgcgatcgtgtctgactttacatctacaaggaggaccaactaggtatgagtgtctaatagagtggacagtgagtggacacagtatttaaaaaccccagcagtgctgctgtgtctgatccactcataccagcacaaccactgatgtcagtaacacGTTACTCTAatttgaccacatttttcagtaacaagtaatctaacgcgttactatttccaatccagtaatcagattaaagttacttatccaagttactgtgcgttactatttttgcgtctcggagagtgacgtctggcctatgcgacaattaagtcacgagctgcgtctggaatcgcatacttacagagtatgcactagattggaggaagtatgcactactctgccagtaaataagtacaaactttcagtacagaagtgtacagtatgcacacaacaccgctacgtactacacgtggggacgtgatgacgtaatatcaccatagttacagactcattacaaaccctactcgccaaaattttggatatttatcgtctttttgttatttatgtctcttaaaattttattttatttatcttacttacacttgtgaacagaggacttagttttccgcgtctttcttgtttcttattccgcttcaatcgcctacgcagctccagttgcattacggcagctgctgaatgtaactaataaagtaacttgtaatctaacttagttacttttaaaatcaagtaatcaataaagtaactaagttactttttaaaggtaactatgccatcactgagcacaacacacactaacacaccaccaccatgtcattgtcactgcagtgctgagaatgatccaccacataaataatacctgctctgtggtggtcctgtgggggtcctgaccattgaagaacagggtgaaagcaggctaaaaaggtatgtagagaaacagatggaatacagtcagtaattgtagaactacaagtgcttctatatggtaagtggagctgataaaattgacagtgagtgtagaaacaaggaggtggttttaatgttatggctgatcagtgtatatgacaaaaAGGCATtcaaaaagaaacaataaaattgCTCTACAAAACCTTAAAAAAGTAATTATCAGTAGTCCATTTTAAAGGCTGAATATCCTTAAAAACCCTAAACTACACAGCTCTACCCACGATTTAGGTTTGTTTCCATTTCATTCGTTTTTGAAGCATGTACATTGATATATGAGAAAGATCAAACAGAGAGCACACTATTTACATGTTAGGTTTCCACTGTTTACTTGATGACAGAGCCAgagaacttatttatttattttacaattattCCAAAATGTTAACAGTAACAGTAGCAGCTGTCCTTACTGATGCAGTATAGGCACTTTGAGTCAAAGCTAATTTCAGTTATACAGTTCTCCGAGGTTTGACATTTCCGTTATATGGTGCATTCTTGGGTGACTAAAGCAGAAGATGCTGACTCATGTGCCTCGAACAGTGTAATCCACACCAACAAGGCAAAACCAGCACATGTCCCATGCAAACAATTAATCACTCTCTAAAAAAAGTCTCTCACAATGTACATTTTTGGTCAGAGATAGTCTTCACTTATGAACCAGGACAGTGGACCTAGTGTTTAAGAactgctactattactactacattTAACACACTGTCCAGATCAATCTCACACAAACAAACGCAACAGATTTATCTCTGCTAAAGTTCACTGGTCATTGCTTTGAACAGACACCTCAATGCATACTCACCGCATCATTTGGAGAGATGTGGTTGTCACCTGAGCTGAATTCAGCCACCAGCTCATCTGCCACTTCATTATATGTGGTGACACCTTTTTTCTGTACCTTTTCACAGACCTTCATAGAGAAATGCCTCAAACCTTTGCCATTCTTCTCCCCTTTCTTACTTCTTTTCCTGTAGACCAAGCAATAATACATGAACACAGCTGTAAATGATTCCCTAACAATTGAAAAGTAATTGCTTGGTGAATGCTGTTAAATTAATGCTTAAAAGGGGGCTTGATTTGAATAAAGAGTAGCTACACATGATAGACTATATTTCAAAACAGTGGACACTCTTTTCCAAAGCAACAATTGTGACCGAACGCAATCCAAGCATTTGAAGGTTAAAGATCTTGtttaatggcccaacagtggcaacctagcagttgtggagcttaaaccagcacttttctgattactagtcctgtatctAAACCAGTTATTGGTTCAAAAAACTGCCATttgaggcacccaggtggcacagcgggatattccgctagcacaccaacgccaagattctgaactcctcggttcgaaactcggcattgccaccggtcggctgggcgccatctggcggacacaattggcagtgcctgcagcagatactaatagaccactgaagtcgtgcgtcattctgtagtccttgttatgcccatatttggagacccgggtctaactcagatttcctatgggaaaaatgaacggggttttcaaaaaatcgactaatgcatcctgtgctaaataaatgttcagaaccctgtacgttttgtcctgtgtacatttttctcctgtacatcactggatcctctgaattacgaggttgttaaagggtcgtaatactaataatgctacacgaaagctaatgctactgcacattaattagacgtcactgaactacaccaatctaatcaacggaacgagcggctcgcttttggtaagtacaaccaaaggcgtaacacccgaccatccttgctttctactttaatgtagctacctactaaaaatataaagtaaaacttgtgaatatcactgttacactggtgaatcgtgctgctttgtgcacacgatttttaagaggcttataaaagaaagaaaaaagaaaacattgaggcttccagtttagtgacgtcaattcagtgcgcagtagcattagcttacatgtagcattattcatattttgactctttaatgacttcataattcagaggatccagtgataatagacagaagaatctccataaaacaaaacgtaacagctttggaacattttttatgactacaggatgcgagagaggcaatttgcgaaatctccattcatatttcccactcaaaatttctcttagacccgggttaccaaatatggacataacaacatggcgtggcctacaaaatgatgaaacgacttcagtggtctattagccaccgtatctgcagggtgggggccggactacgTGTGgttgggtgggtcttcatacactgtgtaaggaccctgattggcggaagagactacattctgtgcagaatgctggcgcgagaagaggagggctgtgcatttGCATTCCTACATTTGGCACTGAAATTAAAATAGCACCCAACAATTTGATTCTGATTATATAACCATCAGAGCCGAAAGTGTTCTAAAATGCTGGAGAAGTACCGCATTGTATTAACTTTAATCATATCCGCTAACAACTCTTATGCAAAGACTTGGACAACACTGGCTAAATTCAATTTtttgttgattaaaaaaaatcttcactatcacattttttatttgctaTATATTAGGGGaaacaaatgaaaacaaatCTGCCATAACTTATGTATGCCATCTTATGACCCTTTTCCCATGTGTATTGTTCAAGGGAAGATGGTTTTTAGTGCTTGTAAGCAGGATTTAAAATCCAGTACGTTGGTAGAGTCAGCAAGGATCAGAGCCATGAGAGGGGCATAACCCTTAGCTGTATAGAACGAGCATAGGTGTGGAAAATTTACCTCGTACATATATTGATCAGCTACCACTGCTGCAGATACTTTGTTCGTGAACTTGGAACCATCAGTATACATCAGAAAGTAAGATGGAAAGAAAACTCTTGAATGTTGTAGAATTCCCTAAGGTATGTAATTGGGTGGGTAGTAAGCTTCCTGTTTAAGCAATGTCTAATATGACGTTTGAGTTCAT
The Trichomycterus rosablanca isolate fTriRos1 chromosome 12, fTriRos1.hap1, whole genome shotgun sequence genome window above contains:
- the tfdp1a gene encoding transcription factor Dp-1a, producing the protein MAKDAGLIEANGELKVFIDQNLSPAKGVLSLVTVHPQSIAVGKQLLPKTLGPSNVNITPQMVIGTPQRPSGSSVLLMNSPHTPSQQFITQSQAPDASPWSSGKRSKKGEKNGKGLRHFSMKVCEKVQKKGVTTYNEVADELVAEFSSGDNHISPNDAQVYDQKNIRRRVYDALNVLMAMNIISKEKKEIKWIGLPTNSAQECQNLEVERQRRLERIKQKQSQLQELILQQIAFKNLVQRNRQTEQQTNRPPPDNSVIHLPFIIINTSKKTVIDCSISNDKFEYLFNFDSMFEIHDDIEVLKRMGMACGLEAGKCSAEDLKVAKSLVPKALEPYVTEMAQGPISNVYMTSANGGRYHVSSDGGADGTMASSSNDSHYSGSRVETPVSYMDDDDDEDDYDENDDDD